A region of Synechococcus sp. WH 8016 DNA encodes the following proteins:
- a CDS encoding histone deacetylase has product MAIPLVYHQAYSAPLPSSHRFPMAKFKMLFSALNALGLAESNQIHAPLPIPRRWLETVHQRRYHEAFARGRLDRQAQRRIGLPATTPLVQRTWLAVGGTLLTARLALEHGVACHLAGGTHHAFSDYGSGFCIFNDIAVSARVLLDEGRLERLMIVDLDVHQGDATAVIFADDPRVFTFSAHAASNFPSRKQSSDCDLPFEDGVEDQGYLAAVGEVLPSLLDRFKPELVLYNAGVDPHRDDRLGRLCLSDMGLLQRDHLVFDACLRRQIPVASVIGGGYDDLDPLVRRHSLVFRAAADQARLHGL; this is encoded by the coding sequence GTGGCTATCCCCCTCGTTTATCACCAGGCCTACAGCGCACCTCTGCCCTCGAGCCATCGCTTCCCGATGGCGAAGTTCAAGATGTTGTTTTCGGCTCTCAACGCTTTGGGCTTAGCCGAATCCAATCAGATTCACGCTCCTCTTCCGATTCCTCGCCGCTGGCTCGAAACAGTGCATCAGCGTCGCTATCACGAGGCCTTTGCGAGGGGCAGGCTTGATCGGCAAGCGCAACGCAGGATTGGTCTTCCCGCCACCACACCCTTGGTGCAACGCACCTGGTTAGCGGTGGGGGGAACGTTGCTCACGGCCAGGTTGGCTCTTGAGCATGGTGTGGCCTGCCATCTCGCGGGTGGCACACACCATGCCTTCTCCGATTACGGCAGTGGCTTTTGCATCTTCAATGACATTGCCGTGTCAGCCAGGGTTCTTTTGGATGAGGGGCGCCTGGAGCGCTTGATGATTGTGGATCTAGATGTGCATCAAGGCGATGCCACTGCTGTGATCTTTGCTGACGACCCACGGGTTTTCACGTTTTCTGCTCATGCTGCTTCCAACTTTCCGTCTCGGAAGCAGAGCAGCGATTGTGACCTGCCATTCGAGGATGGCGTTGAGGATCAGGGGTATCTGGCTGCCGTTGGTGAGGTGCTTCCTTCACTCCTCGACCGCTTCAAACCTGAGCTGGTGCTCTACAACGCTGGCGTGGATCCGCATCGAGACGATCGCCTCGGAAGACTTTGCTTGTCCGATATGGGCCTATTGCAACGCGATCACCTCGTGTTTGATGCCTGTCTAAGGCGACAGATCCCCGTCGCCAGCGTGATTGGCGGTGGCTACGACGATCTTGACCCTCTGGTGAGGCGTCATTCACTGGTGTTTCGGGCTGCTGCCGACCAGGCGAGATTGCATGGTCTTTAG
- the pdhA gene encoding pyruvate dehydrogenase (acetyl-transferring) E1 component subunit alpha — MSQDIAVGAAAGIDQKLANGASPMGAHAERLSSLVTTKRASVDRETGLRLYRDMTLGRRFEDKCAEMYYRGKMFGFVHLYNGQEAVSTGVIGAMKRQHDWFCSTYRDHVHALSAGVPAREVMSELFGKETGCSKGRGGSMHLFSKAHHLLGGFAFIGEGIPVALGAAFTSRYKRDAMGDSSSDSVTAAFFGDGTCNNGQFFECLNMAQLWKLPILFVVENNKWAIGMAHDRATSDPEIWRKAAAFGMAGEEVDGMDVLAVRAAAERAIERARAGEGPTVLECLTYRFRGHSLADPDELRAEEEKQFWAKRDPLKAFERDLVGEGLVSADELRAIEKEIDAEVQDCVEFALNAPEPDSSELTRYIWAED; from the coding sequence ATGAGTCAGGACATCGCAGTAGGCGCAGCGGCAGGCATCGATCAAAAGCTTGCAAATGGGGCGTCCCCGATGGGAGCGCACGCCGAGCGCTTGTCGTCTCTGGTGACGACCAAAAGAGCCAGCGTGGACCGCGAGACGGGCCTGAGGCTCTACCGGGACATGACCCTGGGTCGCCGTTTTGAGGACAAGTGCGCGGAGATGTACTACCGCGGCAAGATGTTTGGTTTCGTTCACCTCTATAACGGCCAAGAAGCGGTGAGTACAGGCGTGATCGGCGCCATGAAGCGTCAGCACGATTGGTTTTGCAGCACCTACCGCGATCACGTGCATGCCTTGAGCGCAGGCGTCCCAGCCCGCGAGGTGATGAGTGAGCTCTTTGGCAAAGAAACCGGCTGCAGCAAAGGGCGTGGCGGCTCGATGCACCTGTTTTCCAAAGCCCATCACCTCTTGGGCGGCTTTGCCTTTATCGGCGAGGGAATTCCCGTGGCCCTAGGCGCTGCCTTCACCAGCCGCTACAAGCGTGATGCCATGGGTGATTCCAGTAGCGACTCCGTCACTGCAGCCTTTTTCGGGGATGGAACCTGCAACAACGGGCAATTCTTTGAATGCCTAAACATGGCCCAGCTTTGGAAGCTGCCGATCTTGTTTGTGGTGGAGAACAACAAATGGGCGATCGGCATGGCCCATGACCGCGCCACCAGCGATCCAGAAATCTGGCGCAAAGCGGCTGCCTTCGGCATGGCTGGAGAAGAGGTGGATGGCATGGATGTGCTCGCCGTTCGGGCCGCTGCAGAACGGGCCATCGAACGGGCACGGGCTGGGGAAGGGCCAACCGTTCTCGAATGCCTCACCTATCGCTTCAGGGGCCACTCATTGGCCGACCCTGATGAGCTCCGCGCCGAGGAGGAAAAGCAATTCTGGGCCAAGCGCGATCCGCTCAAAGCCTTCGAACGCGATCTTGTTGGCGAAGGATTGGTGAGCGCTGATGAACTTCGCGCGATCGAAAAAGAGATCGATGCAGAAGTTCAGGACTGTGTGGAGTTTGCCCTCAATGCCCCCGAGCCCGATAGCTCAGAGCTGACGCGCTACATCTGGGCCGAAGACTGA
- a CDS encoding RNA polymerase sigma factor, RpoD/SigA family, protein MVSSTARTSETQRRRSSDPISWYLATIGRIPLLTAAEEIELGNQVQKFMELTQDGSVSADSEEFSSKDRRMIRVGQRAKQRMMKANLRLVVSVAKKYQGKGLELLDLIQEGSLGLERAVEKFDPTRGYKFSTYAFWWIRQSMTRAIACQSRTIRLPVHLSERLTTIRKVSLDLAHKLGAMPSRLEISEALDMPVEELDSLLRQALTTSSLDAPVNGEDGRSFLGDLIADSSAEEPLDKVEQRIHHEQLGRWLSHLSEQEQHVLTLRFGLNGNERHTLAQIGRLLDVSRERVRQVELKSLRKLRNLTRRMSPTF, encoded by the coding sequence ATGGTTTCCTCAACAGCTCGGACCTCCGAGACTCAGAGACGTAGAAGCAGTGATCCGATTAGTTGGTATTTGGCGACCATCGGCCGAATACCCCTGCTAACGGCGGCTGAGGAAATCGAGCTTGGCAACCAGGTTCAGAAGTTCATGGAGCTGACGCAGGACGGTTCGGTCTCTGCTGACAGCGAAGAGTTCAGTTCCAAGGATCGGCGCATGATTCGCGTTGGCCAGCGTGCCAAGCAGCGGATGATGAAGGCCAACCTCCGTTTGGTGGTGAGTGTCGCGAAGAAATATCAAGGCAAAGGCCTTGAGCTTCTCGATCTCATCCAAGAGGGATCCCTGGGCTTGGAACGGGCGGTTGAGAAATTTGACCCCACCCGCGGCTACAAATTTTCCACCTACGCCTTTTGGTGGATTCGCCAAAGCATGACCCGGGCGATTGCTTGTCAGTCCCGCACCATTCGCTTGCCGGTGCACTTGAGCGAACGTCTCACCACCATCCGCAAAGTGAGTTTGGACCTTGCCCACAAGCTTGGTGCGATGCCCAGCCGCCTCGAGATTTCGGAAGCGCTGGACATGCCTGTGGAAGAGCTCGACTCCCTGCTTCGGCAGGCTCTCACTACCAGCAGTCTGGATGCTCCTGTAAATGGAGAGGATGGCCGCAGCTTCCTTGGCGATCTGATTGCTGATTCTTCTGCAGAGGAGCCACTCGACAAGGTTGAGCAGCGCATTCACCACGAGCAACTTGGTCGCTGGTTGAGCCATCTCAGTGAGCAGGAGCAACACGTGCTTACCTTGCGATTTGGTTTAAACGGCAACGAGCGTCACACCCTGGCTCAAATTGGTCGTTTGCTCGATGTCTCGCGTGAACGCGTCCGTCAGGTTGAATTGAAGTCGCTGCGCAAGCTGCGCAATCTCACCCGTCGGATGTCTCCGACGTTTTGA
- a CDS encoding bifunctional ADP-dependent NAD(P)H-hydrate dehydratase/NAD(P)H-hydrate epimerase → MVWPPFDAEHWLVSAEQMLALEQEWLTSGLPVAALMEAVGQAMADWCLQRRKRLEQGVLVLVGPGHNGGDGLVVARRLMHAGVEVRLWAPLPIRQALTQEHWRHLEWLGATVLETDPDPEDSALWVEALFGLGQHRPLPEGLALLLGERERVQPGRLISLDVPAGMHSNHGRMQAGGGAVASDTLCVGLVKRGLVQDAALANVGCLHRLDPGVPHQSIDALAAPVVLRVMAKDLATLPVPQDPPTAMKYQRGRVMLLAGSERYRGAALLAAQGAMASGVGSLKAALTEAVAERIWQWIPELVLSAGLPATASGGLAWGPWLAQADLSRLDALLLGPGIGGFSAPWEAWAEPLLSFEGLLVLDADGLNALAASKQGWRWLCQRAFPTWITPHQSEFERLFPDFSGREPLESAQGAAAESGAVVLLKGAHSVIADPKGVVHQLVDTSVQVARTGLGDLLAGFALGWGARYLACGEQPQGQALAAAALLHAEASRTTENASDASEIAKTLAELTRRICGN, encoded by the coding sequence TTGGTCTGGCCTCCTTTTGATGCGGAGCACTGGCTTGTCAGTGCAGAGCAAATGCTGGCCTTGGAGCAGGAATGGCTGACGAGTGGTTTGCCCGTTGCTGCCTTGATGGAGGCCGTCGGTCAGGCGATGGCTGATTGGTGTCTTCAGCGCCGGAAGCGTCTGGAGCAGGGCGTGTTGGTGTTGGTGGGACCCGGCCACAACGGTGGTGATGGGTTGGTGGTAGCAAGACGGCTGATGCATGCCGGAGTGGAGGTGAGGCTGTGGGCCCCTCTGCCGATTCGGCAAGCGCTCACCCAAGAGCATTGGCGTCATCTCGAGTGGCTTGGGGCAACGGTTCTGGAGACGGATCCGGATCCGGAGGATTCCGCTCTCTGGGTGGAAGCTCTGTTTGGGTTGGGACAACATCGGCCTCTTCCTGAAGGTTTGGCGCTGTTGCTCGGCGAACGCGAGCGTGTTCAGCCAGGTCGGCTGATCAGTCTGGATGTGCCTGCAGGGATGCATTCCAATCACGGACGGATGCAGGCCGGAGGTGGGGCGGTGGCTTCCGACACGTTGTGCGTGGGTCTGGTGAAACGCGGGTTGGTACAGGACGCAGCCCTCGCCAACGTGGGTTGTTTGCATCGCTTGGATCCTGGCGTTCCTCACCAGTCGATCGATGCACTGGCGGCACCTGTTGTCTTGCGGGTGATGGCAAAGGATTTAGCGACCTTGCCGGTTCCTCAAGACCCGCCAACGGCAATGAAATATCAGCGTGGCCGCGTCATGCTGCTCGCCGGCAGCGAGCGCTATCGCGGTGCAGCACTCCTGGCCGCACAAGGGGCCATGGCAAGTGGTGTGGGAAGCCTGAAAGCCGCGTTGACAGAGGCCGTGGCCGAGCGCATCTGGCAATGGATTCCCGAGTTGGTGCTGTCGGCTGGGTTGCCAGCGACCGCATCGGGAGGATTGGCTTGGGGACCATGGCTGGCTCAGGCAGACCTGTCCCGTTTGGATGCGCTGTTGCTGGGGCCTGGGATTGGAGGGTTCAGCGCGCCGTGGGAGGCCTGGGCAGAGCCCTTGCTGTCCTTCGAAGGACTGCTTGTGCTGGATGCCGATGGGCTCAACGCTTTGGCCGCTTCAAAGCAAGGCTGGCGCTGGCTTTGCCAGCGTGCGTTTCCAACCTGGATCACCCCGCATCAGAGTGAATTTGAAAGGCTGTTTCCTGATTTCAGTGGGCGGGAACCGCTTGAGAGCGCCCAAGGGGCTGCAGCAGAGAGCGGAGCCGTTGTGTTGCTCAAGGGTGCCCACTCGGTCATTGCCGATCCGAAGGGTGTGGTGCATCAACTTGTGGATACATCGGTGCAGGTGGCTCGTACGGGCTTGGGAGACCTGTTGGCTGGATTTGCTCTTGGCTGGGGAGCGCGCTATCTGGCTTGTGGAGAGCAGCCGCAGGGACAAGCTCTTGCCGCCGCTGCTTTGCTGCATGCCGAGGCGTCACGAACCACTGAAAATGCCAGTGATGCCAGTGAGATTGCGAAAACCCTTGCTGAGCTCACCCGGCGGATTTGCGGAAATTAA